Proteins found in one Acidobacteriota bacterium genomic segment:
- a CDS encoding FAD/NAD(P)-binding oxidoreductase → MPARNKHLLILGAGTAGTVVANLIRRRLPEAEWAVTVVDRDDAHYYQPGFLFIPFGFYTRADIVKPKSKFLPKGVRFVVSEVETIRPEASEIVFRDGVRMPYDILVVATGAEIVPGETPGLLEGWRNTIFDFYTPDGAEALGEKLRSFPGGTIAVHVNEMPIKCPVAPIEFAFFCDWCLTRHGRRGEIDIVYVTPLDGAFTKPVAAAALAGLLEEKGIRMVTEFNAERADAAGRKLIGFDGREVPYDLLVTVPTNMGDALIERSGMGDEFRFLPTDRHTLRSKAYENIFAIGDATDLPTSKAGSVAHFQSDTLIENILRTVAGRPLEPGFDGHANCFVETGRGKAVLIDFNYDVEPLPGRFPFPVVGPMPLLKPSRINHWSKLAFRWIYWNVLLRGLPIPFVPARMRTAGKKRPKSKA, encoded by the coding sequence ATGCCCGCACGAAACAAGCATCTCCTCATCCTCGGGGCCGGGACGGCGGGGACCGTCGTCGCCAACCTCATCCGCAGGCGCCTTCCGGAGGCGGAATGGGCCGTGACCGTCGTCGACAGGGACGACGCCCACTATTACCAGCCGGGGTTTCTGTTCATCCCCTTCGGTTTCTATACGCGGGCGGATATCGTCAAGCCCAAGTCGAAATTCCTGCCCAAGGGCGTCCGTTTCGTCGTCTCCGAAGTCGAGACCATCCGGCCCGAGGCGAGCGAGATCGTCTTCCGCGACGGCGTCCGGATGCCCTATGACATCCTTGTCGTCGCAACGGGCGCCGAGATCGTCCCCGGTGAAACCCCCGGCCTTCTTGAAGGCTGGCGCAACACGATCTTCGATTTCTACACGCCGGACGGTGCCGAAGCCCTGGGGGAAAAGCTCCGGTCTTTCCCCGGCGGCACGATCGCCGTCCATGTCAACGAAATGCCCATCAAATGCCCCGTCGCCCCCATCGAGTTCGCCTTTTTCTGCGACTGGTGCCTGACCCGCCACGGCCGGCGCGGGGAGATCGACATCGTCTACGTCACGCCGCTCGACGGCGCCTTCACCAAGCCCGTGGCGGCCGCGGCGCTGGCCGGACTGCTCGAGGAAAAAGGCATCCGCATGGTGACCGAATTCAACGCCGAGCGAGCCGACGCGGCCGGCCGGAAGCTCATCGGCTTCGACGGCCGGGAAGTCCCTTACGACCTCCTGGTCACGGTTCCGACCAACATGGGTGATGCCCTGATCGAGAGGTCGGGAATGGGCGACGAGTTCCGCTTTCTACCCACAGATCGTCATACACTCCGATCCAAGGCTTACGAAAACATCTTCGCCATCGGGGACGCGACCGATTTGCCGACTTCCAAAGCCGGATCCGTGGCCCATTTTCAATCTGATACCCTGATCGAGAACATCCTTCGAACCGTCGCCGGACGTCCCCTGGAGCCCGGCTTCGACGGCCATGCCAACTGCTTCGTCGAGACGGGGCGCGGAAAGGCCGTCCTCATCGACTTCAATTACGATGTCGAACCGCTTCCGGGACGGTTTCCGTTTCCAGTCGTCGGCCCGATGCCGCTGCTCAAGCCCAGCCGGATCAATCATTGGAGCAAGCTCGCCTTCCGCTGGATCTACTGGAACGTTCTTTTGAGAGGGCTTCCCATTCCTTTCGTCCCCGCCCGGATGCGCACAGCCGGCAAGAAGCGCCCAAAATCGAAGGCTTAA